One Brassica oleracea var. oleracea cultivar TO1000 chromosome C7, BOL, whole genome shotgun sequence genomic window carries:
- the LOC106305127 gene encoding uncharacterized protein LOC106305127, protein MKQSKTVLKYLFVFVLVTLPPMLFFFSTQQRKPFFNAQKDLIKIRPGYKSYDYYIQRQLNKTLNPRLRTIWMTRDWDRKIKVFSRFFQDLKRQNFLSNASKCLCVGARVGQEVEALKRVGVTDSVGMDLVPYPPLVVKGDFHHQPFDDETFDFEFSNVFDHALYPEKFVGEIERTLRPGGICVLHVALSTRSDKYSANDLYSVEALVRLFRRSEVVHVRNVDGLGLDTEVVFRKKRDSSK, encoded by the coding sequence ATGAAGCAATCAAAGACGGTTCTGAAATATCTCTTCGTCTTTGTTTTGGTCACCCTCCCTCCCATGCTCTTCTTCTTCTCTACACAACAACGTAAACCTTTCTTCAACGCCCAAAAAGATCTCATCAAGATCCGACCCGGTTACAAGTCTTACGATTACTACATCCAACGGCAGCTCAACAAAACGCTTAACCCTAGGCTACGTACGATATGGATGACACGAGACTGGGACCGTAAGATCAAAGTATTCTCAAGATTCTTCCAAGATCTTAAGCGTCAAAACTTCTTATCCAACGCTTCTAAATGTCTCTGCGTCGGAGCTAGAGTCGGACAAGAAGTGGAAGCGCTGAAACGTGTGGGCGTGACAGACTCGGTCGGGATGGATCTTGTTCCGTATCCACCGTTGGTGGTCAAAGGAGACTTTCATCACCAGCCGTTCGATGATGAGACTTTTGATTTCGAATTCTCTAACGTGTTTGATCATGCGCTTTACCCGGAGAAGTTCGTTGGAGAGATTGAACGGACACTACGACCAGGAGGTATATGTGTGTTACATGTGGCTCTCTCTACACGCTCGGATAAGTATTCTGCGAACGATTTGTATAGTGTGGAGGCATTGGTTAGGCTGTTCAGAAGATCGGAGGTGGTTCACGTACGAAATGTGGACGGCTTGGGTTTGGATACGGAGGTGGTTTTTAGGAAGAAAAGGGATTCATCAAAGTAA
- the LOC106301906 gene encoding very-long-chain 3-oxoacyl-CoA reductase-like protein At1g24470 gives MQRTWHLHVVSFIGFLSLVRLFFPLLKWFITRFLLTNPKRLKRYGSWAMVTGATDGIGRAFAHELAKHDLNLILVSRNPSKLASVSDDFRQEFPQIKIKIIPFDCSEGGYGAIEEGIKGVEVGILINNVGITYPRAMFFHEVDQLTWTKILRVNLEATTWVTRSLIGPMLHRRRGAIVNISSGAAVVVPSHPLYAIYAATKAYVDKLSRSLHVEYKQFGIHVQCQVPLYVATRMVSVVAAVDKPSFFIPSPEVYAKAAVEQIGIGSRCSPFWAHSLQWFLAGLLPENLLDIWRLSIGLRRRSMS, from the exons ATGCAAAGAACATGGCATCTCCATGTCGTAAGCTTCATAGGCTTTCTTTCTCTCGTTAGACTATTCTTTCCTCTCCTGAAATGGTTCATCACGAGATTCCTACTCACAAACCCTAAGCGGCTCAAACGTTATGGCTCGTGGGCTATGGTCACTGGAGCCACAGATGGAATCGGACGAGCCTTTGCTCACGAGCTAGCAAAACACGACCTTAACCTCATCCTAGTCAGCAGAAACCCTTCGAAGCTCGCTTCCGTCTCCGATGATTTCCGACAAGAGTTTCCACAAATTAAGATCAAGATCATTCCTTTTGACTGCTCTG AAGGAGGATATGGAGCCATCGAGGAGGGAATCAAAGGCGTTGAAGTTGGAATTCTTATCAACAACGTGGGGATAACTTATCCACGAGCCATGTTCTTCCACGAGGTTGACCAACTTACATGGACTAAAATCCTTAGGGTTAATCTTGAAGCCACCACTTGGGTCACAAGATCACTCATCGGACCAATGCTTCACCGCCGTCGAGGAGCCATCGTCAATATTAGCTCCGGTGCTGCCGTTGTTGTCCCTTCACATCCTCTCTACGCCATCTACGCCGCCACCAAAGC TTATGTTGATAAACTATCAAGATCTCTACATGTGGAATATAAGCAGTTTGGTATCCACGTCCAGTGCCAG GTGCCGTTATACGTGGCAACGAGGATGGTGTCAGTAGTAGCAGCAGTTGATAAACCAAGCTTCTTTATACCGTCGCCGGAAGTCTACGCGAAAGCGGCGGTGGAGCAGATCGGAATTGGATCACGATGCTCCCCATTTTGGGCTCATTCCCTTCAATGGTTTCTCGCAGGACTTCTGCCGGAGAACCTTCTTGATATTTGGCGTCTCTCTATCGGCCTTCGTAGAAGAAGTATGTCTTAA